Proteins encoded within one genomic window of Arachis ipaensis cultivar K30076 chromosome B08, Araip1.1, whole genome shotgun sequence:
- the LOC107611316 gene encoding protein FAR1-RELATED SEQUENCE 5-like, translating to MTRLDTEESSRVADDAKDQGSSSATVRSVEEPNSSNRCEAGVTTEDLAIAEFDSVEEAYVRYVEYARVTGFAVRKGDSGRDNEGNVVRKFFFCNREGLRDKKHYERIDRQRAHKPITRTNSNARFLVHLDKGCGKLNMKSFVVDHNHELAPADHTNVMAPHRHMSEGDKAHVHSLHEAGFQTTQIMGFFAYLAGGYRNLHFIKKDLYNYIDDVRRSRIVEEPFG from the coding sequence ATGACAAGGTTGGATACTGAGGAAAGTAGTAGGGTAGCAGATGATGCAAAAGATCAAGGATCTAGTTCAGCAACTGTGAGGTCAGTTGAAGAACCAAATAGTTCCAATCGCTGCGAGGCAGGGGTAACAACAGAAGATTTGGCTATTGCTGAGTTCGATTCAGTTGAGGAGGCATATGTAAGGTATGTGGAATATGCACGGGTTACCGGGTTTGCGGTTCGAAAGGGAGATTCGGGAAGAGATAATGAAGGTAATGTTGTGAGAAAATTTTTCTTCTGCAACAGAGAAGGATTGCGCGATAAGAAACATTACGAGAGGATTGATAGACAGCGGGCACACAAACCAATTACAAGAACCAATTCTAATGCTAGGTTTCTGGTTCATCTAGACAAGGGTTGTGGAAAGTTGAATATGAAGTCTTTCGTTGTGGATCATAACCATGAACTAGCCCCAGCAGACCACACAAATGTAATGGCACCACATCGGCACATGTCGGAAGGTGACAAGGCCCATGTTCATAGCTTGCATGAAGCAGGTTTCCAGACAACCCAAATCATGGGATTCTTTGCCTATCTCGCAGGTGGTTATCGCAATTTGCATTTTATAAAGAAGGATCTATATAACTATATCGATGATGTTCGACGTTCCCGCATAGTGGAGG